The genomic stretch GTCACATATCACACGTACATGTTAGCTTTAGATAAAAAGTTCACTGTTGTTTTTTCTGGTGCTGAAACCtatcccttttctttccatgttatttctgcctctggctcCAAGTTTTCTGTTAGAGGTGTAATCTCCAGGAACATACCTAGTTTGTTAACTGTGGTATATCTGTATTATATGTGATCAGCAACTTCCTTAAGAAATATGTTTGCTAGAAATATAAAACATGAGGTTactactttttttccttttcatatgAAAAGGTGTGGGGTATTCTCTGCTGTCTGCATGGATTCAACATATGTAAACAAAAGATGTATACACAAGATTTCCCATAAATGCTAATATTTATTAgaagtaaattttaaaacatcaacatTCACCAAAACACAGTAGACTTGTTAGAAATGCATTTTCTTCATAAAATACACGGTGAAATGAAATTTCAAAAGAAGTACCAAAAACTAAAAATGTACTTTGTGCACTGATCTTTCAATACTGTGTAATATTGTGTTCCATTTAAATTTCATGCAATCTGATCCTGTGTGTGGTTTATTCAGAGACAATCCCACAGAGCTGAGTGAGAGTTATTCCAATGTAACAACACTCAGAGTAGCAGCCTTAATCTCTCATTTTAAGGCATGAGACACAAAACGTTCTATGTATTTCCTACATATAATCCCCTTCACATCTGCCATGAGACATaagaaataatgatttttttgCTCTAGCTAAACAGTGGTCATGGTAATCTGTTGGGAAGACCCATTTTGAAAAGTATATTTTGCACTGCACCCATCtgctaaaaagaaatatatatggaTATTGTCTGAATAGCTCACAAGTGATTCTGAATTACATTTATTACCTAACAGCTAGTGTCAAAATCACCTTCCCTTTTGTTACTTCTCCTTCTCCAATGCATTACTAATATCTAGGGGGGAAAAGTTAACTTATTAGTATATATAGTAAATTGCTGTAACAACAAGACATCACATTTTTCACATCTGATCAAAAGCCATACACATCATTactcattttggaaaatatatgcattttatgAACAGCTATTTAAAACTACTTCTAAATGTCTTTCCCACACTCAGGACACAGGATGTCATCCCTTTCTGTGAGGAAACCACGGCCCACTAATGACAGGGAACATTTCTTACAATTGAAGCAGTCATTGTGCCATTGGCGTTCCTCAAAGGAGATATATTTGGTGcctcccagtcctgaaaaagcAAAATAAGTCATTAGGAAAAATCATGGTATATATCcatgtgaagccattttggaCAAATACATCATTTTTGGTTGATGAGGAAATTCTATGATCTTAAATGTGTGAGATCCTCTATGATGATTATGAATGTGTATCCTAGATGTATGCATTCATAACTTttatgtattcacaatccctaggCAGCTCCTTGTTGAGGGACTGTCAGGATCATGGTCCTGCCATGCTTAGTTGCTATGCTTGGGCAGATGTATGTTAATGTGGGATGATATGTTATACTATCCTACTGGTGActttaggaaaagaaaagattgtgCATCAGTAGTGGCCAGGTATAATGAGCTGATTTGTGGAGAGTATAAGCTGTAGATTACAAAGGTCTTTCTTGTGGGAAGCTGTAGTATGAAATGGGtcaagaaagggaagaaggaggggtgAGCACGGGGAAGACAGTATGTTTTGAGAAGCTGACAAATGGGATGAAGGCTTTTGTAACGGATGAATTGGTTGAACTCTAAGTTTACTATGTAACTGAAAAAATTATTCAGTCCTGATAACTGAGCTGTGATCTACTCTACttactgaataaagcttttctgaatctACTGAAGGCTTGACGTTCGAGGAATGGAGTAGTCTGTTCATTACAACAGTTGTGTAGGGACCATGACAGTCCTCCAttccccacttaccaggcagcagccactgcaatcaaCAGGGTCCTATTCCTGTAGCTGACTGCCATTGCCAGCACCCTTTCCATGAGTGATCTCTGGCATGAGGAGTAATTTTGTGATAAAATCTTTGCAAGCTCTTTCACTAGCATTTGTCGAACGGCACCAGTAACTATTTCCTTTTCACCTGGTTATTTTGAAGTCAACCCAAATTTAGAATGccttaggtttttaaaataataaaaaaatgagtGTTTTTGCATTTCTTAATTATTACACTATTCTTCTGCCTTATTGCTGAGTGAGACTCTTTTGACTTTATGACTTAATCATTAAGTGACCAATCTCAAGTCCTTGCTTTCATAACGATAAACAATGCCAAAActctttgtgattttttttttgcatcttgcACTCTATGCTGATCtgatttattataattttttgtgATGCTCATTAAATGATCCTTTCTCTTTTCAAAGAAAATGACTGGAAGATACTTACCACTTATTGGATTAGTGCATCCTGCACACTTCTTGGCATAGAGATTGCAATAACAGTTCAGACAGTATGCAAACTCATCTCGGGAAGTAAAACGTTGTCCAGACAGCTGTTTTTTGCATCCAGTACATACAAAGCACTCTTTGTGCCATGGTTGCTCCCGGTAAGTAATTCCTCCTGTAGTGATcgactgtttaattgtatttttaaaagaaatagagaaaagaGGTTGCTGCTTGTGTACAATATGTCCTTCATTTTCACACCGTTTCTCTCTTCTTGGAGACAATCAATTtctgctcctggaagcctccaggagtagcgcttttaaattaaaatatagctGGCCAAGTTTTAATTCAAAAGCAGAAATTGATTCTTTTTTGAGGGGGTGGGCATTGGAGGCACATCAGTGTATCCAGAACAGTCCTGGTGTGGAGAatgccggtgtgtgtgtgtgtgtggctataTGTGGCCCACAGCCTACACTTTGTTACCCCAATCTGTAAACAAGTTTCCCTTTACCGCTAATCATCACACTAGGTTTATGAGATTGTCAAAGTGGGAGTAGACATGAGTTTCTTATGCTTTAATAGAGCCTCACATTGGCATCATGAGATGACTGCCACAAGATAATCAAACAATACCTTCTTGCACTGGACACACTGCATAGCAAACTGCTTCTCATAGCAGGGCACACAGAAATTTTGATTGTCTTTGGGGATGAAACTCTTTGTTCCAATGGGCTGTTGACACCGATGGCAGATAAAGCAGGTCTCATGCCAACTATTTCCTTTGTATTCCATCTTGCGTGTACCTGTGAGGGAGATCATAATGTTGAAAGTCTGGTTCAAAGCACTCTCATAAAAAGGGAAGTAGTAATTTGTGTTCCACTTCCAGTTAGCTTTCTAGGAGAAGCAGTGCACACATTTGACAGAAGCTGGGGTTAGAGctccagcttctttttttaaccacagCTCCCAGAGATGCAGTCCCCAAAAGTAAATTTTCTAGGCTTTGGGGTTGGGATTATCAGTGAACCAT from Sceloporus undulatus isolate JIND9_A2432 ecotype Alabama chromosome 3, SceUnd_v1.1, whole genome shotgun sequence encodes the following:
- the FHL2 gene encoding four and a half LIM domains protein 2 isoform X3, which encodes MIILLAKDLSYKDRHWHETCFHCFQCKNSLVDKPFAAKEEHLLCTECYSNEYSSKCSECKKTIMPGTRKMEYKGNSWHETCFICHRCQQPIGTKSFIPKDNQNFCVPCYEKQFAMQCVQCKKSITTGGITYREQPWHKECFVCTGCKKQLSGQRFTSRDEFAYCLNCYCNLYAKKCAGCTNPISGLGGTKYISFEERQWHNDCFNCKKCSLSLVGRGFLTERDDILCPECGKDI
- the FHL2 gene encoding four and a half LIM domains protein 2 isoform X2, translated to MTERFDCHYCKETLFGKKYILREDNPYCIKCYESLYSNTCEECKKPIGCDCKDLSYKDRHWHETCFHCFQCKNSLVDKPFAAKEEHLLCTECYSNEYSSKCSECKKTIMPGTRKMEYKGNSWHETCFICHRCQQPIGTKSFIPKDNQNFCVPCYEKQFAMQCVQCKKSITTGGITYREQPWHKECFVCTGCKKQLSGQRFTSRDEFAYCLNCYCNLYAKKCAGCTNPISGLGGTKYISFEERQWHNDCFNCKKCSLSLVGRGFLTERDDILCPECGKDI
- the FHL2 gene encoding four and a half LIM domains protein 2 isoform X4; the encoded protein is MPGTRKMEYKGNSWHETCFICHRCQQPIGTKSFIPKDNQNFCVPCYEKQFAMQCVQCKKSITTGGITYREQPWHKECFVCTGCKKQLSGQRFTSRDEFAYCLNCYCNLYAKKCAGCTNPISGLGGTKYISFEERQWHNDCFNCKKCSLSLVGRGFLTERDDILCPECGKDI
- the FHL2 gene encoding four and a half LIM domains protein 2 isoform X1, translating into MTERFDCHYCKETLFGKKYILREDNPYCIKCYESLYSNTCEECKKPIGCDCKSLCSLNTAASLLRSSCDLGFLQDLSYKDRHWHETCFHCFQCKNSLVDKPFAAKEEHLLCTECYSNEYSSKCSECKKTIMPGTRKMEYKGNSWHETCFICHRCQQPIGTKSFIPKDNQNFCVPCYEKQFAMQCVQCKKSITTGGITYREQPWHKECFVCTGCKKQLSGQRFTSRDEFAYCLNCYCNLYAKKCAGCTNPISGLGGTKYISFEERQWHNDCFNCKKCSLSLVGRGFLTERDDILCPECGKDI